The following proteins are encoded in a genomic region of Comamonas resistens:
- the livH gene encoding high-affinity branched-chain amino acid ABC transporter permease LivH, protein MSDIFPQLIQQLFNGLSLGAIYALIAIGYTMVYGIIGMINFAHGDIYMIGAYIGLVTLSAVGTQSGLPIWAIIGLMLVVSVFVTGVYGLVVEQVAYKPVRQSPRLVALISAIGMSIFLQNWVALGQGARDMAVPSLLPGAINFHMGDNFEIFIPYTRVLIIVVTVVLMIALTMYIKHSRMGRASRACAQDMHMANLLGIDTNKVISFTFILGAMLAAVGGVLIALAVGKLNPFIGFLAGIKAFTAAVLGGIGSVPGAMLGGVILGVAETFAAAYISSEYKDIVAFGLLVTILMFRPSGLLGKPEVEKV, encoded by the coding sequence ATGTCAGACATTTTTCCCCAGCTGATACAACAGCTATTCAATGGGCTCTCACTCGGAGCCATTTACGCTTTGATCGCCATTGGCTACACCATGGTCTACGGCATCATTGGCATGATCAACTTCGCGCACGGTGACATCTACATGATCGGGGCCTATATAGGCCTCGTCACGCTTTCAGCGGTGGGTACGCAAAGCGGCCTGCCCATCTGGGCCATCATCGGCCTGATGCTGGTGGTCTCGGTCTTCGTGACCGGCGTCTACGGCCTGGTCGTGGAGCAGGTGGCCTACAAGCCGGTACGTCAGAGCCCGCGCCTCGTGGCACTGATCTCGGCCATCGGTATGTCCATCTTCCTGCAGAACTGGGTCGCCCTGGGCCAGGGTGCCCGCGACATGGCCGTGCCTTCGCTGCTGCCGGGGGCCATCAACTTCCACATGGGTGACAACTTCGAGATCTTCATCCCCTACACCCGCGTTCTCATCATCGTGGTGACCGTGGTGCTGATGATTGCCCTGACCATGTACATCAAGCATTCCCGCATGGGCCGCGCCTCGCGTGCCTGCGCACAGGACATGCACATGGCCAATCTGCTGGGCATAGACACTAACAAGGTCATCTCCTTCACCTTCATCCTGGGAGCCATGCTGGCCGCCGTCGGCGGCGTGCTGATTGCGCTGGCCGTGGGCAAGCTCAACCCCTTCATCGGCTTTCTGGCCGGCATCAAGGCCTTCACGGCTGCCGTGCTCGGCGGTATCGGGTCCGTGCCTGGAGCCATGCTGGGCGGAGTGATCCTGGGCGTGGCGGAAACCTTTGCGGCTGCCTATATCTCGTCGGAATACAAGGACATCGTGGCCTTCGGCCTGCTGGTGACCATCCTGATGTTCCGTCCCTCGGGCCTGCTGGGCAAACCTGAAGTGGAGAAAGTCTGA